In Bacillota bacterium, one genomic interval encodes:
- a CDS encoding carbon monoxide dehydrogenase: MKKKPYRVVRGPEGLLPPAAASRGIVLPEKGEGLVEGCIVTEQDTLEVMARQLLTGKNPTIFPGPLVLWAWRDGVAEKAAAVLELADEIPGVRIIPMPDYRPIYPKIDPEAVINPCHPNLTIWHNKIEVCVFVGVHCHFANITLKMIRAGTNCYTITLCHEAGHEDSMASLPFCGVDQVRALTETIRRLKSEGLRPRYAEAPGVQLTATQQAVLNGLVWQQGATS, translated from the coding sequence ATTAAGAAGAAGCCCTACCGCGTCGTGCGCGGCCCAGAAGGTTTGCTACCCCCAGCAGCAGCCTCACGCGGCATTGTTCTCCCAGAAAAAGGAGAAGGCCTCGTAGAAGGTTGTATTGTTACCGAACAAGATACTCTAGAGGTTATGGCGCGACAGCTTCTGACCGGCAAGAACCCCACTATTTTTCCTGGACCGCTCGTACTGTGGGCATGGAGGGATGGCGTTGCCGAAAAGGCTGCGGCTGTGCTCGAATTAGCAGACGAGATTCCTGGCGTGCGTATCATTCCTATGCCTGACTACCGTCCTATCTACCCTAAGATTGACCCCGAAGCCGTCATCAACCCATGTCATCCTAACCTCACTATTTGGCACAACAAGATAGAGGTCTGTGTCTTTGTGGGTGTGCACTGTCATTTTGCTAATATAACACTCAAGATGATTCGGGCCGGTACCAACTGCTACACCATCACACTTTGTCACGAAGCGGGACATGAGGACTCTATGGCTTCGCTACCTTTCTGCGGTGTTGACCAAGTGCGTGCCCTTACGGAGACCATTCGCAGATTAAAGAGCGAAGGCTTGCGCCCGCGGTATGCCGAGGCACCCGGAGTTCAGTTAACGGCCACACAACAAGCGGTATTGAATGGTTTGGTCTGGCAACAGGGAGCTACTAGTTAG
- a CDS encoding pyruvate ferredoxin oxidoreductase — MYKIAQVDAEKCSATNCRLCTLYCPEPNALLYDEKRKCAFVAVDRCKGCSACVRICADIAKRSCIKMIPVAEVKDGFEMSKYGFPGTPKQ, encoded by the coding sequence ATGTACAAAATAGCCCAAGTTGATGCCGAGAAGTGCTCGGCAACAAATTGCCGCCTGTGCACCTTGTACTGCCCGGAACCAAATGCCTTGCTCTACGATGAGAAGCGTAAATGTGCCTTTGTGGCCGTGGACCGCTGCAAGGGTTGCTCGGCCTGTGTACGCATTTGTGCTGACATCGCCAAGCGCAGTTGCATCAAAATGATTCCTGTCGCCGAGGTGAAAGACGGTTTTGAAATGTCTAAGTACGGCTTTCCGGGAACACCCAAGCAGTAA
- a CDS encoding competence/damage-inducible protein A — protein MVKAEIISVGTELLLGQIVNTNAQFLAQQMAELGLALYFQTVVGDNESRLQESLHRALERAQVVILTGGLGPTEDDITREAVAHYLERELVFSLEVAERLDSQFAGREMPANNLRQAYLPSGGIMLPNPHGTAPGIMLETELCQFVFLLPGPPREMQAMFRDYVVPHLRAKGLLQGQVCSWTLHFVGIGESKVAQILEDLIRTQTVPTIALYSRLGEVDVRLTAYAASAALAELIIAPVRSLVIDRLKEHYYGENECTLPKAVGLALEAAASKLSLAESCTGGLVGHLITSEPGSSNYFLGSMVCYSNEAKVEVLGVSRETLQKYGAVSEQCAREMLSGAMRLGQATVGLAITGIAGPEGGSDLKPVGTVWLAIGCNSRVQTVKLTLRGDRAAIKERAARLALGHLLNMLRQRN, from the coding sequence GTGGTAAAGGCTGAGATTATCTCAGTAGGCACAGAACTACTACTCGGGCAAATTGTCAACACAAATGCACAGTTCCTGGCACAGCAGATGGCTGAACTTGGTTTGGCCCTCTACTTTCAAACAGTGGTCGGTGACAACGAATCGCGCCTTCAGGAGAGTTTGCACAGGGCCTTAGAGCGGGCACAAGTGGTTATCCTCACGGGTGGTTTGGGGCCAACCGAGGACGACATCACCCGCGAGGCCGTGGCGCATTACTTGGAGAGAGAGCTAGTATTCTCGCTAGAAGTAGCAGAGCGCTTAGATAGTCAATTTGCTGGCCGTGAAATGCCAGCGAACAATTTACGTCAAGCCTACCTACCCAGCGGGGGAATCATGCTGCCAAATCCCCATGGGACAGCGCCTGGTATCATGCTAGAAACGGAGCTATGCCAATTTGTTTTTCTCTTGCCCGGACCGCCCCGCGAAATGCAGGCCATGTTTAGAGACTATGTGGTGCCTCACTTACGCGCTAAGGGCCTGTTGCAGGGGCAAGTTTGTTCGTGGACGCTGCATTTTGTGGGCATTGGCGAGTCCAAAGTCGCACAGATACTCGAGGATCTGATTCGCACCCAGACAGTGCCGACTATTGCCCTCTACAGCCGCTTAGGCGAAGTAGATGTTCGTTTGACGGCCTATGCTGCGAGTGCTGCTCTAGCAGAGCTCATTATTGCTCCTGTACGCAGTCTGGTTATAGATAGGCTGAAAGAGCATTACTATGGTGAGAACGAGTGCACACTGCCGAAGGCGGTCGGCTTGGCCTTAGAAGCCGCAGCATCGAAGCTCTCTCTGGCCGAGTCTTGTACGGGGGGACTAGTGGGGCATCTTATCACGAGCGAACCGGGCTCTTCAAACTATTTTCTCGGCAGCATGGTCTGCTACTCTAATGAGGCCAAGGTAGAGGTCCTAGGAGTAAGCAGAGAGACACTGCAAAAATATGGTGCGGTGTCAGAACAGTGCGCGCGCGAAATGCTTAGTGGGGCGATGAGGCTTGGTCAGGCAACGGTGGGCCTAGCCATAACCGGCATTGCTGGTCCGGAGGGAGGTTCAGACTTAAAACCTGTGGGCACGGTCTGGCTGGCCATAGGGTGTAACTCACGCGTGCAAACTGTGAAACTCACGCTAAGGGGTGACCGCGCTGCCATCAAAGAACGCGCCGCTAGGCTGGCCTTGGGTCATCTGCTGAATATGTTGCGCCAGAGGAATTAG
- a CDS encoding GntR family transcriptional regulator, whose product MVAIELRRKSGVPLYVQLKERIRQQVESGAWSPGFKLPTERELSTLLSVSRNTVSQAYRELETEGILVSLQGKGTYLTETDPFTLNASRAQRLHGIVEQALDSALHEGFDCEEFQEVARRLAVQKQRLLSEVRIVFVECNREQVDYFSTQLALGSGISIVPLLLEELLAGGTTARRIVDEAEIVVTTFFHEEAVRTAIGADKLLLAVALDPQLETVVRIARIPRSKKLALICISPIFAEKVQTSLLAAGVEHKLLVATQGEDSAVLRELLVEADIVLVSPGRKREVVALCPNGKEIIEFVYRPDLGSSNLLKSAILRLREGGVESR is encoded by the coding sequence GTGGTCGCGATAGAGCTCCGCAGAAAATCTGGAGTGCCCTTGTATGTGCAACTTAAGGAGCGCATTAGACAGCAGGTGGAAAGTGGCGCTTGGTCGCCGGGCTTCAAGCTACCCACGGAGAGAGAGTTGTCTACCTTGCTTTCTGTCAGCCGCAATACGGTTAGCCAAGCCTACAGAGAGTTAGAAACAGAGGGGATCCTTGTTTCTCTCCAGGGCAAAGGCACCTACTTGACAGAGACAGATCCATTCACACTCAATGCTAGTAGAGCACAACGTTTGCATGGCATTGTTGAGCAGGCGCTAGATAGCGCCCTGCACGAAGGATTTGACTGCGAGGAGTTTCAGGAGGTCGCTCGCCGCCTAGCAGTACAGAAACAGCGCTTGCTCAGTGAGGTGCGTATCGTATTTGTCGAATGCAATCGCGAACAAGTCGACTATTTCTCGACGCAATTGGCTCTTGGCAGTGGGATCAGCATTGTTCCGCTACTCTTAGAAGAGCTGCTGGCGGGTGGCACTACCGCTCGTCGCATCGTCGATGAGGCAGAAATTGTGGTGACAACGTTTTTTCACGAAGAGGCAGTGAGGACTGCTATTGGTGCAGACAAGCTCTTGCTCGCCGTGGCTCTTGACCCACAGTTAGAGACGGTAGTGCGTATCGCGAGAATTCCGCGCAGCAAAAAACTAGCTCTCATCTGTATTTCACCCATTTTTGCCGAGAAAGTCCAAACGTCACTCCTTGCGGCAGGGGTGGAGCATAAGTTGCTCGTGGCAACGCAGGGGGAAGATAGCGCGGTTCTCCGTGAACTTCTAGTTGAGGCCGATATCGTTCTGGTATCCCCCGGCCGTAAGCGCGAGGTGGTCGCCCTTTGTCCTAACGGTAAAGAAATTATTGAATTCGTCTATCGTCCTGACCTAGGCTCAAGCAATCTATTGAAGAGCGCGATTCTCAGGCTCCGCGAAGGAGGAGTAGAAAGCCGCTAA
- a CDS encoding ferredoxin oxidoreductase: MALRTLNVAPGFMRFMPKEYQDLVEKGPFGRQIKLTDLGTFKEILEEHPMCEGCAMAFFVRLSLIALPNPEHTVIVGTAGCGRLSLSQAAIPFVYGNYCDTNGVATGIKRGLEIRFPNQTKDVVVMAGDGGLSDIGFSQVMHSWFRKEKFATIMLDNEVYGNTGGQESGMTRQGAVVKMAPLGKQFEKIDMLGLAKTAGVAYIARLTPTNPGRVISTIRKAVLIAREIGPTYVQAYTSCNIEYSISPEKVMDDARQVEKERYSFVEIISDEAKAYLERIEAENKA; this comes from the coding sequence ATGGCACTGAGAACATTAAATGTAGCCCCTGGTTTTATGCGCTTTATGCCCAAGGAGTATCAAGATTTGGTGGAGAAAGGACCTTTCGGCCGCCAAATCAAGCTAACTGACTTGGGTACTTTCAAAGAAATTCTCGAAGAACATCCGATGTGTGAAGGTTGCGCCATGGCCTTTTTCGTGCGCTTGTCACTCATCGCCCTGCCTAATCCAGAGCACACGGTGATTGTCGGCACGGCCGGGTGCGGACGCTTGTCTTTGTCTCAAGCTGCTATTCCTTTTGTCTATGGCAATTACTGCGATACGAATGGCGTGGCCACAGGGATTAAGCGTGGACTTGAGATTCGCTTTCCGAATCAGACAAAGGATGTAGTCGTCATGGCGGGTGACGGTGGTCTCTCTGACATTGGTTTCTCCCAAGTGATGCATTCCTGGTTTCGTAAGGAAAAATTCGCGACGATCATGCTCGATAACGAAGTCTATGGCAATACCGGAGGTCAAGAGAGTGGCATGACCCGTCAAGGGGCGGTGGTTAAAATGGCGCCTCTAGGCAAGCAATTTGAAAAAATCGACATGCTCGGTCTAGCTAAGACGGCAGGGGTAGCCTATATTGCCCGTCTAACACCAACAAATCCAGGCCGGGTAATCAGCACTATTCGCAAGGCAGTACTGATAGCCCGCGAGATTGGTCCTACCTATGTGCAGGCCTACACCTCCTGCAACATCGAATACTCAATCTCTCCTGAGAAAGTCATGGACGACGCGCGTCAAGTGGAGAAGGAGCGCTATTCCTTCGTAGAGATTATAAGCGACGAGGCCAAGGCCTACCTTGAGCGCATTGAGGCAGAAAACAAAGCCTAG
- a CDS encoding 2-oxoacid:acceptor oxidoreductase family protein: protein MRRYNIRMAGVGGQGVVTASHVLSNGVILSGGESTIVPFFGSEKRMAPVESYVRIADSKLFEIGEIIFPNFIAIFHSQVITHGKSYTMPFYSGLKDDSTILINSEHPIKLSRDEERELEDKRARVYYLPGMQLALKHAGTEVATNMAMIGALSAIMGVPDMASLEKAVRERFLGKGFVASGGTASLDKAMEKGFSHKFELVQKNLDAIQAAYNYALERCWSQNVPKEGDLACTK from the coding sequence ATGAGGCGATATAACATTCGCATGGCCGGTGTAGGTGGGCAGGGCGTCGTGACGGCCTCCCACGTGCTCAGCAATGGTGTGATCCTTAGTGGGGGAGAGAGTACGATAGTTCCCTTCTTTGGTTCAGAAAAGCGCATGGCTCCGGTTGAGAGTTATGTGCGCATAGCTGATAGCAAGCTGTTTGAAATCGGGGAGATTATCTTTCCAAACTTCATCGCGATCTTTCATAGTCAGGTAATCACGCACGGAAAGTCCTATACCATGCCTTTTTACTCAGGGCTTAAGGATGATTCCACCATCCTCATCAACTCAGAGCATCCCATTAAGCTAAGCCGTGATGAAGAGCGGGAACTCGAAGATAAGAGGGCGAGGGTCTACTACCTACCAGGCATGCAGCTGGCACTTAAGCATGCGGGAACTGAGGTGGCCACGAACATGGCGATGATTGGTGCGCTGTCGGCCATTATGGGTGTGCCTGACATGGCTTCATTAGAGAAAGCGGTACGCGAGCGTTTTCTCGGCAAGGGTTTTGTGGCCTCTGGCGGCACGGCCTCGCTTGACAAAGCCATGGAAAAAGGCTTTTCACACAAGTTTGAGTTGGTGCAAAAGAATCTAGACGCCATACAGGCAGCCTATAATTACGCGCTAGAGCGCTGTTGGTCGCAAAACGTGCCCAAGGAGGGTGACCTAGCATGTACAAAATAG
- the recA gene encoding recombinase RecA: MEKKKALEMALHQIEKQFGKGSIMRLGGDQLVALEVISTGALSLDIALGIGGVPRGRIIEVFGPESSGKTTVALHVIAEAQKNKGVAAFIDAEHALDASYARKLGVNIDDLLVSQPDTGEQALEIAEALVRSGALDVVVIDSVAALVPRAEIEGEMGDAHVGLQARLMSQALRKLAGAISKSKTTAIFINQLREKVGVMFGSPETTPGGRALKFYASVRLDVRRVESLKVGQDVVGNRTRVKVVKNKVAPPFRQADFDIIYGEGISREGCIIDTATESNIVVKSGAWYSYEDERLGQGRENAKQYLREHPETAQKIELRIRESLKLGQVAHKTDGESFEE; the protein is encoded by the coding sequence ATGGAAAAGAAAAAGGCATTAGAAATGGCACTGCATCAGATCGAAAAACAGTTCGGCAAGGGTTCTATCATGCGCCTCGGAGGCGACCAATTGGTAGCGCTTGAGGTGATATCTACGGGTGCGCTCTCGTTAGATATTGCCCTTGGCATTGGTGGGGTGCCGCGGGGGCGAATTATCGAGGTCTTTGGCCCTGAATCGAGCGGTAAAACCACAGTAGCTCTCCATGTCATTGCCGAAGCACAAAAAAACAAGGGCGTGGCAGCTTTCATCGATGCTGAGCATGCGCTTGATGCCTCCTATGCGCGGAAGCTCGGCGTGAACATAGACGATTTGCTGGTCTCGCAACCTGATACCGGAGAGCAGGCCCTAGAGATTGCCGAAGCCTTGGTGCGCAGCGGTGCACTTGATGTTGTCGTCATCGACTCTGTTGCCGCCCTAGTTCCCCGTGCCGAAATAGAGGGTGAGATGGGTGATGCCCATGTTGGATTACAGGCACGTCTTATGTCGCAGGCCTTGCGCAAACTTGCGGGTGCCATAAGTAAGTCAAAGACTACAGCCATTTTTATCAATCAGTTGCGCGAAAAAGTAGGGGTCATGTTCGGCAGTCCCGAGACCACGCCTGGCGGTAGGGCTCTAAAATTTTATGCTTCTGTACGCCTAGACGTGAGACGGGTTGAGTCGCTCAAGGTAGGGCAGGATGTTGTCGGTAATCGCACTCGCGTAAAGGTTGTCAAGAATAAAGTCGCTCCCCCCTTTAGACAAGCTGATTTTGATATTATATACGGCGAAGGCATCTCTCGCGAAGGTTGCATCATTGATACGGCCACCGAAAGCAACATTGTGGTAAAGAGCGGGGCATGGTATTCCTACGAGGATGAGCGCTTAGGACAGGGTCGCGAAAATGCCAAGCAGTACTTGCGTGAGCACCCCGAGACAGCACAGAAAATTGAGTTGCGCATTAGAGAGAGCCTGAAGCTCGGTCAAGTCGCGCACAAAACCGACGGCGAGTCTTTTGAAGAATAG
- a CDS encoding ferredoxin oxidoreductase yields the protein MDKESKQRVVTPEYMFFEAPRTKAYITGSEAASEAVRRANLDIAIAYPITPQSETMQRVGDLYGEGYLKDYYRAEDEIGAFSAISGASRTGVRCLTASSGPGLMRGLEVIASWPGHRLPLVFLIMCRVINAPLSIQPDNLELDYMLTTGSILFHAENQQDFFDYTLAAFIISEKCEVTLPVAVAVDGFFVTHARGWVEMPSAELKLPGRDCYNEAVPMIDNENPPIRIARDAPVQKSNFISYQMHAAWQQEIHAAQERSRRWITHYLGSLLEVTNGDAETMIIASGSAVSQSREALRQAEEMGKKVGLIKIKSLRPFPTEELRAACQHAKRIIIPEFNCPGWLNREVRATLYGHTQAEIADGPRVYGGITMPTEMILEWLFDSEKDEQ from the coding sequence ATGGACAAAGAATCGAAACAACGCGTGGTTACACCTGAGTATATGTTTTTTGAGGCCCCGCGCACTAAGGCATATATTACGGGCAGCGAGGCCGCTAGTGAGGCGGTGCGACGCGCAAATCTAGACATAGCCATTGCCTATCCCATTACGCCCCAGAGTGAGACTATGCAGCGCGTAGGCGACCTTTACGGAGAAGGCTACCTTAAAGATTACTACAGGGCCGAAGATGAGATCGGTGCTTTTTCGGCAATTTCTGGTGCTTCACGAACCGGCGTCCGTTGCCTGACGGCTTCATCCGGTCCTGGCCTTATGCGTGGTTTAGAGGTCATTGCTTCGTGGCCGGGGCATCGATTGCCGCTAGTTTTTCTCATTATGTGCCGCGTCATCAATGCGCCTTTGTCAATTCAACCTGATAATTTGGAGCTCGACTACATGCTAACCACGGGGAGCATTCTTTTTCATGCTGAGAATCAGCAAGACTTCTTTGACTATACTTTGGCCGCCTTCATCATCTCCGAAAAGTGTGAAGTCACCTTGCCTGTGGCCGTGGCCGTGGACGGTTTCTTTGTCACCCATGCTCGGGGCTGGGTAGAGATGCCCTCGGCCGAACTAAAGCTGCCGGGGCGCGACTGCTACAATGAAGCAGTACCCATGATTGACAACGAGAACCCACCTATCCGCATTGCCCGTGACGCACCAGTACAGAAGAGCAACTTTATCAGCTATCAGATGCATGCTGCTTGGCAACAAGAAATTCATGCCGCGCAGGAGCGCTCGCGTCGCTGGATTACCCACTACTTGGGTAGTTTACTCGAGGTCACTAACGGAGACGCCGAAACGATGATTATCGCTTCGGGAAGCGCGGTTTCGCAGTCCCGCGAGGCCCTCCGCCAGGCCGAGGAGATGGGCAAGAAGGTGGGCTTGATTAAGATCAAGAGCTTGCGTCCCTTCCCGACTGAGGAACTCCGCGCTGCCTGTCAACATGCTAAGCGCATTATCATTCCCGAATTTAACTGCCCTGGCTGGCTAAATCGCGAAGTGCGGGCAACGCTCTACGGTCACACTCAAGCTGAAATAGCTGATGGTCCTAGGGTTTATGGGGGCATCACTATGCCTACCGAAATGATTCTAGAATGGCTGTTTGACAGCGAGAAGGATGAGCAGTAA
- the rny gene encoding ribonuclease Y → MEFLLLFLILLALPAATYGGYLYRRRVGEKVIGDAETHAAQKIEEAKKLAEAKKRESILEAKDEVYKLRQEFEREVKERRAEIVRTERRLAQKDETLDKKIEQIERKDELLTRKDTEVQKLKDRAAELVDKQQTELERVAGLSNEEGRRLLLANVEREVRHEASILIRDVEQEARDEADKRAREIVTLAIQRCAADHTAETTVSVVALPNDEMKGRIIGREGRNIRALETLTGIDLIIDDTPEAVIISGFDPVRREVARIALERLIVDGRIHPARIEEMVEKAQKDVEQRIREEGEKAVFDVGVHNVNPEIVKLLGRLRYRTSYGQNVLKHSLEVAHLAGIMAAELGVDVQLAKRAGLLHDLGKAIDHEVEGSHVAIGAEMAKKYREHPQVVNAIASHHGDIVATSVESVLVAAADAISAARPGARRESLENYIKRLQKLEEIGSSFEGVDKVYAIQAGREIRIIVKPDRIDDLSAIRVARDISKRIENELEYPGQIRVTVIRETRAVELAK, encoded by the coding sequence ATCGAATTTTTACTGTTATTTCTTATTTTACTGGCATTACCTGCCGCAACTTACGGCGGTTATCTATACCGGAGACGAGTTGGCGAGAAAGTTATAGGCGACGCTGAGACACATGCCGCGCAGAAGATCGAAGAGGCCAAAAAACTGGCCGAAGCCAAAAAGCGCGAATCTATACTAGAAGCTAAAGACGAAGTCTACAAGTTGCGCCAGGAATTTGAGCGTGAAGTCAAGGAGCGGCGCGCTGAAATAGTGCGCACCGAGCGCCGACTCGCGCAAAAGGACGAGACCCTCGATAAGAAAATTGAGCAAATAGAGCGCAAGGATGAGCTATTGACTCGGAAAGATACAGAAGTGCAAAAGCTTAAAGACCGCGCTGCAGAGTTAGTGGACAAGCAACAGACCGAGTTAGAGAGAGTTGCTGGTTTGTCTAACGAAGAGGGCCGTCGGCTCCTTCTGGCTAATGTAGAAAGAGAAGTCCGCCACGAGGCCTCCATTTTAATCAGAGATGTGGAGCAAGAGGCGCGAGATGAGGCCGATAAGCGAGCGCGAGAAATTGTCACTTTGGCAATTCAGCGTTGCGCTGCGGACCACACTGCGGAGACCACCGTTTCGGTCGTGGCCTTGCCTAATGATGAGATGAAGGGTCGTATCATCGGTCGAGAAGGCCGAAACATTCGTGCGCTAGAAACCCTGACGGGCATTGACTTGATTATTGATGACACACCAGAGGCCGTTATCATATCGGGATTTGATCCGGTGCGCCGCGAGGTTGCTCGCATTGCCCTTGAGCGACTCATTGTCGATGGGCGCATTCACCCTGCCCGCATTGAGGAGATGGTGGAGAAGGCCCAGAAAGACGTCGAGCAACGTATTCGTGAAGAAGGCGAGAAAGCCGTCTTTGACGTAGGTGTTCACAACGTGAATCCAGAGATTGTAAAACTCTTGGGTCGCTTGCGTTATCGCACCAGTTACGGCCAGAACGTTTTGAAACATTCTCTCGAAGTGGCCCATCTTGCCGGCATCATGGCGGCGGAATTAGGTGTAGATGTGCAATTGGCCAAACGGGCTGGCTTGCTACATGATCTGGGCAAGGCTATCGATCACGAGGTCGAAGGGTCACATGTTGCCATTGGAGCCGAAATGGCTAAGAAGTATCGCGAACATCCTCAAGTTGTCAATGCTATTGCCTCCCATCATGGCGATATCGTAGCAACTTCAGTGGAGTCTGTTCTCGTAGCTGCTGCCGATGCCATTTCTGCAGCACGGCCCGGTGCACGGCGTGAGAGTCTTGAGAACTACATTAAACGCTTGCAAAAGCTAGAGGAAATCGGTTCATCTTTTGAGGGCGTGGACAAGGTCTATGCCATACAAGCTGGGCGAGAGATTCGAATCATTGTAAAGCCAGATCGCATTGACGACTTATCCGCTATCAGGGTGGCGAGGGATATCTCTAAGCGCATTGAGAATGAGTTGGAATACCCAGGTCAGATTCGGGTGACTGTCATCCGCGAGACGCGGGCTGTTGAACTAGCAAAATAG
- a CDS encoding TIGR00282 family metallophosphoesterase translates to MLNILFLGDIVGRPGREVVKKLLPGLRQQFKIHYCIANGENAAHGTGLTKEIADELLSSGIDVLTGGNHTWDKKEILTFIDDYPRVVRPQNYPPGAPGQGVFLTEIGLPPVPFAVVNLMGRVFMPPIDCPFRTMDAVLQRLPEDAVVLVDFHAEATSEKQALGFYLDGRVAAVIGTHTHVQTADERILPKGTAFLSDVGMCGPHISVLGVQVEQVVRKFVTGLPARFEIAEGPVMLCGVVLSIDPSTRKVVAPPERILRVLA, encoded by the coding sequence ATGCTCAACATACTTTTCCTCGGAGACATAGTTGGTCGTCCCGGTCGCGAGGTAGTCAAGAAATTGCTCCCTGGCCTTCGACAACAGTTCAAGATTCACTACTGTATTGCTAATGGAGAAAATGCCGCTCATGGCACGGGGCTGACCAAGGAAATTGCTGATGAGCTCTTGTCCTCGGGCATTGATGTGCTCACTGGGGGTAATCATACTTGGGACAAGAAAGAAATCTTGACCTTTATTGATGACTATCCTCGCGTGGTGCGACCGCAAAACTATCCCCCAGGAGCCCCTGGGCAGGGGGTATTCTTAACTGAGATTGGGCTTCCGCCCGTGCCCTTTGCGGTGGTGAATTTAATGGGGCGGGTCTTTATGCCCCCCATTGACTGTCCATTTCGTACTATGGACGCGGTACTGCAAAGACTGCCTGAAGACGCAGTCGTGTTGGTTGACTTCCACGCCGAGGCCACTTCCGAAAAGCAGGCCCTAGGTTTCTACTTAGATGGCAGGGTCGCCGCCGTCATTGGCACGCACACCCATGTTCAAACGGCCGATGAGCGCATTTTGCCTAAAGGTACCGCCTTTCTATCCGATGTAGGGATGTGTGGCCCCCATATTTCTGTTCTAGGGGTGCAAGTTGAGCAAGTGGTGCGAAAATTTGTCACAGGCTTACCGGCCAGATTTGAAATTGCCGAAGGTCCTGTGATGCTGTGTGGGGTAGTATTAAGCATAGACCCGTCGACACGAAAAGTTGTCGCGCCTCCAGAACGTATTTTGCGTGTACTAGCCTGA
- a CDS encoding dipeptidase: MDYQSLHFSTMVVDTHCDTLMRVLQAKPYRLAWHHEDGHVDIPRLRFGGVGLQFFASYIEPEFKPERALKRALQFCDGFYRELQDNPLDLHHILSYADVLKAQGEKKIGALLSIEGGEALEGDLGALRMLHRLGVRSIGLTWNERNQIAEGVGDCRSGGGLTDFGVSVVLEMNRLGMIVDVSHMSEPGYLDVLAVSKQPIIASHSNARALCNHVRNLTDTQILALQKNGGVMGINFASDFVRSGERATVSDVVNHIVHIASLTGSCDHVGLGSDYDGIPTTPTGLEDVSKLPALTKEMLRREFTEVEIRAVLGGNFLRVMAAVLG, encoded by the coding sequence ATGGATTATCAAAGTCTCCACTTCAGCACCATGGTTGTTGACACCCACTGCGATACACTTATGCGCGTCCTGCAAGCAAAACCCTATCGTTTAGCCTGGCATCATGAAGACGGTCACGTCGACATACCGCGCTTGCGGTTTGGCGGCGTGGGGCTTCAGTTTTTTGCCTCTTACATTGAGCCTGAATTCAAGCCGGAGCGAGCTCTTAAGCGGGCCCTTCAGTTCTGCGACGGTTTCTATCGTGAACTGCAAGATAATCCTCTGGATTTGCACCACATTTTGTCCTACGCCGATGTATTAAAGGCACAAGGTGAGAAAAAAATCGGCGCGTTGCTGTCTATAGAAGGTGGCGAGGCCCTAGAGGGTGATTTGGGTGCCCTGCGCATGTTGCATCGCTTGGGTGTTCGTTCCATCGGTCTGACCTGGAATGAACGTAATCAAATTGCGGAGGGTGTCGGTGATTGTCGAAGTGGGGGCGGACTAACAGATTTCGGTGTTAGTGTCGTTCTGGAGATGAATCGACTTGGGATGATCGTTGATGTTTCACACATGTCGGAGCCGGGATACTTAGATGTCCTCGCCGTCAGTAAGCAGCCCATCATCGCCTCACACAGTAATGCTCGAGCCTTATGCAACCATGTGCGCAATTTGACCGACACGCAGATTTTGGCCCTCCAGAAGAACGGAGGCGTAATGGGCATAAACTTTGCCTCTGATTTCGTGCGGTCAGGGGAACGCGCCACGGTGAGCGACGTGGTCAATCATATTGTGCATATTGCCAGTCTCACTGGTAGTTGCGACCATGTCGGCCTTGGGTCAGACTATGATGGGATACCTACTACTCCCACAGGACTAGAGGACGTCTCAAAGTTACCAGCTTTGACCAAGGAGATGTTGAGACGAGAGTTCACTGAAGTAGAGATTAGGGCTGTCTTGGGAGGAAACTTTCTCCGTGTAATGGCTGCGGTCTTGGGGTAA
- a CDS encoding regulatory protein RecX: protein MKNSEVYKTAVRILARRDYTRAELGQKLRIRGFSADLIAEACETLIERGFLDDQRVAQNMLSAALSKTDLGSRRLAEQLYKRLLPRAVVEEVVASFLSQADELSRATTMVERFISLGLEKAAIERKLWQKGLPAAVVRAAFSDVNLDKNTEEG, encoded by the coding sequence TTGAAGAATAGCGAAGTTTATAAAACCGCAGTGCGCATCTTAGCTAGGCGGGATTACACGCGGGCGGAACTTGGCCAAAAGTTAAGGATACGTGGCTTCTCGGCAGATTTAATCGCTGAAGCCTGCGAAACGCTGATTGAGCGGGGCTTCTTAGATGATCAGCGCGTGGCGCAGAATATGCTAAGTGCCGCACTCAGCAAAACTGACTTGGGGAGCAGACGTCTCGCTGAACAACTCTACAAGCGCCTGCTCCCGCGGGCCGTAGTAGAGGAAGTAGTGGCGAGTTTTCTTAGTCAGGCTGATGAGCTGTCTAGGGCTACGACAATGGTCGAGCGGTTCATTAGTCTCGGCCTTGAGAAGGCCGCCATCGAGCGGAAACTTTGGCAAAAAGGCCTCCCGGCGGCGGTCGTGCGGGCGGCCTTCTCAGACGTCAACCTTGACAAGAACACCGAAGAGGGCTAA